The genomic window acgtgtgTCTGAAAAATATTTATCCTGCATaaaaaatgtacaacatgtattTAAAAGAAGTTGACAAAGTATTTGAAAAAGAAAAAAGCTAGAAAAAGGAAAGcaataagaaaagaaataagaatTGAAAAACTCTGAAAGAAAACCAACAAACCAATAGAGAAAACACACGGAAAAGATAAAAGGAGAAAAAAAACTCATTAAATAGATAATGAAAACATAGATAAAAAACAGAGAAAACAATTGTGCAAAGGTTTCTAGAACCGATCCACACCGTGTGTTCAGCTTTCCCAAAACCGCTTTATTGGCCCGACCTACTAGGTCATGTGCAGAACCGAATATTAGAGGTGAGACTGTGCTACATCACAAAGTAAGCGAGATATAGCACTAGTGTTGAGTAGGACCTCTAACGATGACATGCCCCGACGGTATAGCAACGGAGGAGGACTTAGCCCAACTACCATGAGGTGGCCCAGGTGGGGGAGACGCTCCTTTTAAAGTTGGTTGTTTACTCCTTGTTTCATGCCATATTATCGGGGAAGAAGATCAAAAACACAAAATAGTGAAATAGGAGAACCGCTGAGTAGACTAATTCGAACTCAAGACTTGACGTCACCATGATCTTGACAGGCCGAAGTGTCGAATGATAACCCACTAGATCTAGATCCGTGGGCTAACAACACTATAAACTTCCCAACGTGTGGCGTGTCAACTATGATGATTGGTACTTCTATTCCTTTCGAAGTTGCCTCCACCATCGAACCGCCATCGGCTTGGACACATAAAAGTAACATAAAAAAACTTAGACTACACTCCATCTTTGTTCTGTGGGTCCCCTCGCCTCCTAGCGCTGAAGTGGCCAGCGGATAGGAGGTGAACATGTGGAAACACGAGCTAAAAAATGGAGCTTCGCTTCCTCCGTCGGCTAGGGTTTCAACTGTAGAACCAAATTGGTTCGACTGTAATAAAAATGCCATACATATTGGCATATATATGATAAAAATTAATAAAGATATTTAAAGCAAGGATGCTAGCAGTGGAGTATAGAAGTGGGAAACACATAACATAGACACAACATCTGTTGGTAAACAACTATGCTTCTACAGTATAAACGACCTATTTAGAAAAGAATCAACTAAGCAAGGGAAGCGACGATATATCAGCATGTGAGGGGATAAGGAAAGTGACAATCTATATAAATGGGAGAGGAATAAGGGATGCACAAAAATATTTAGTAAATCGACCTTATGAGGTTAGGGTGAGGAAGGGATGATTAAAATGGGACGGGGTAGGATTTTGTTTATAACATTTTAACACAGATAGAGGGAATTGTGGAATACCCTCATATGAGATCTTTATATTAATTAAATGAATTAAAGTTTCAACAATGACAAAATTTAACAAACCGCTAGCATCTTATTTTAGTTAGTTGGATGTCCTGGTAAAAAGCAGTTGGATGTAACAATAGCAAAACATCAGCTCTTATCTTACAACATCTTACGTTATAAAATTAAATTACTAATGACTGCATCTTATCTAGCAATGGCATTAGTTTAACTTAACAACAGCAAACCGATAGGCGATAGCATATTAATTGATTAGTTGAATGTAAAAATAGCAAATCAACATCATCTTATCTCATACTAGCATCGTATGCTATAAACCTAAATTACTAACAATTGTGTCTCTTAGTTCCATCTTATCATATAAATTAAATACAATATATCATCTTATCTTATATTATTGAAGAAACATATTAGCGCTCACAAATGGAAGAACGTCATTTTCAGTATGTCCAAAGTGGCTGATAATCAACTTAATATGCTTATGTAGGTGTTTAATTACATGATAAAAAAGAAGAAATCAAGAGGTATATATATTTTCTCAAGAAGTTTACAACTTATGAGTGTATGGGCATGTATGTGAGCGTCCGTGTTTGTCCTGTGTATTTCAACCAGAGAGTTTACAACTCAAAAAAATTTGTTTCAAATTGAGTATTGGCAAAAGAATTTTTTATACGATTTGTAATCCTCAAATCTGTGATATGAATATGGAAGGGATTTTATTTGTTACTCCCTCGGATCTATATTGATTGAACTTCTTTTTGGCAAGAACGACCATGCTTATAGTGACATCATCGTTCTCTATTGTGCAAGTGCATACCTAGTTATCGGCTGTTGAGACTCCACTTTTTCTAGTGATGGATATCTCTTGTTCGGTTGAGAACAATTTGTACCAACTGGTCATAGGTCACCACACTAGCTTTGAGCCAAGTACAACATTCCAATCGAGTACACCTTCTAACAGTAATATGTAAGATTATGGAGAGCAATATATCTTCCTTCTTCATCATGTCATCTTCATAAGGTAGATTTGCATTAACACTTTCCCCTTTTTGCACCAACCCTTTCCCTTAAATATGTACGCAACAtaacaaagtactccctccgtccggaaatacttgtcatcaaaatgaataaaaggggatgtatctggtcgtattttagttctagatacaaccttttttgtccattttaatgacaagtatttttgaacggaggaagtatatggtTAGGGTAATGGCTAGCTAATGGTCAACTCTTGTGTCCACTAAGTACATACGGTTTGGATTGACCTGCCTTTTGCGTTAGGATCAATCAAGCTGATTGATCCTTTGTTTGCTCCAAGGGTAAGAAGATTCACAAAATCATAAATCACCAGCGATCCAATCGGAATTTATAATCACGCTAGTTTTACCTTTTCTTTTCGCGAATATGCAAAGCTtgcgtatcttttcattgatagaaggaAATAGAATGAATACATGGGGTACAACAGAGGCCACGAACGCTAGATGGCGTGAACAAGGTGCCCCGAGCAGAGAGAATGGGTGCTCGGcccaaacaagcaaacaacacagcaAACCCCCCTAACTTGAGAGGAGATCCTAACCAACGCAACAACCAACAACCACAAACTCATCACCGTGGACGCCGCGAGCACACAAGACGACGCCTACAAGAAGGATAACGACGTCGTGGCGCCATCGCCGTCTGATCCGAAGAATTatacctagggtttcccctggtgcTCGAAGAGGGGCTCAGAGGGAGGCCAtggcaacgccttcaagaagggaatgacACTCGCAAAATGACACCGTTGCCAGCATCGACAAGCCGAGCAGGGATTTCTCCCTGGCCTTGATCTGAGCAATCCCGTAGCCGCCGGATCAGGAACCTGGAGTTGAAGGTCAGACGTCGGTTAAAAACTGCTGACACAAGAGGGGGGTCGTGCCGGACACAATGAGCCTTGGACATGACAGGGGACGAGGCATCGAGGTGGTCGGGGTTGGCAAGGCGACGGGGCGGAGAGGGCTGATGCAGGGCCACAACGACGACGCTGACACCAGTGAGCACGGAACCAGAAGGGGACGCGGATCTGAGCCACCGGGGCCATGGTCGCCCGGGAAACCGGCGAGTCGAAGAGGCCGGAGGAGACGCAGCCTCCAAGGCGCCGAGCCGGCACCGCGCCGGAGGAAACACCAGCAACCCATGGACACCGGAGAACGCAGGTCCAGGGCTGTCGGGACCGGAGCCGCACCGGCAAGAGGCCCACCGCAAAGGCACAAGCACCTGTCGAACGCCAGGCCGGCGCACTGACAGGGGCAGCCGCCGCTGGGAGACACCACCAGAAACGCACCAAAAGCCACATCCCAAAGCCATGGCCGCAGATCGGGGGAGGAAGGACGCCGCGGCGCCACCAAGGGCAGCCCGACCCAACAGAGGAGCCTAGCCACCACCACCAGCCCGGGGTCCGGCGTCATCAACGGCAGATCACGCTGACGAGCGTCAGATCTGGCACGGGAACACGTTGGGGCGGAGGAGCCTTGCCGGCGTCAGGCGCAGGCAGCAGTCGGCGTCAGGCAGGCAGCAGCCGGAGGCACGGGGCCGGGCGAGGACGGGGAGGCAGGGGGACGGCGGAGACGCATCGGTGCCGGGCACCGGCGGACGGGGAGGAGGGGCTGAGACCGAAGCTAGTCGaggggccccgccgccgccttcctgggagccggcgcggcttcgccggccgCTCCTCCGGTGGCGGCGAGGTAGGGGCGGGGGTTGGTCGGTGGCGGCGTGGCGCGAGTTAGGGTTCCCCCACCGCCGCGAGGGAGGGCGACGCGGGGGAGCACTAGTTTTACCTTGCATGGACCACTTAATGGAACATGGCGAATTGGGCAATATGCCTCTAGATTAATGCTCAACACTTAGCAGCGGGTTTTTACAAAATACTTGGTGGACATAGGTTAAACAAACACGAAATACAAAAAGTTTATAATACACTTCAATATCAATGGCTGGATTTAGTTGGTATTCTAAATCACATTCATGGAGTACCATGATACCGTAATAAATCTAAAAAAAACTCAAAGATAACCGAGACCTATAATAAAATCATCACATTTGCAGTGTAAAAGGTAGTATTTACACTTTCTTAAAATTAAAATCAAGAGGAGAcaatgaatttttttttgaaaggaattATATAGATCGGCCAAAATACCTATACAAAAATTGTCAAGTGGTACCATTACTATGTGGAGGGCCTTACAATAATAATTTATACAAGTGTTCAAGCAAACGTAATACCTTGAACATCCTCCGGTGAGCTTCTCTTTATTTATCCACTCTATATGTAGATATACTTTCTTCCCGGGCTCTCACCTCAGCACCTcacaatatcacatccaatccattATGGATATTGTGAACAATCTGAAGTGGTCCGCAGAAGTGTGATCAGTGTCTCTAGCATTTCCAGCACGAGGCGGCGATGACGGGCTTGCCCTTCCATCCAAGCACGAGGCACCCCTTCTCCTCGGCCACCGTGTACCCGCTGCCGCCGGCATTCTCCTCAAGCCACTCCCGCGCCTTGGCCGCCATCTTGATCGGCAGGGACTGGAAGCCCGCGCGGCTCATGCGGCGCCGCCACTGGTCCGCGCGCTCGTGCCGCTCCACGCGCGCCGCGCCCTCGCACCCGACCACGTTGCGTATCTCGGCGCCGTAGTGGAACTGCTCCACACGCGCGCGCCGGGCGTCGTAGCGCGGGAGAGCCGCGTCCAGCGCATCGAACAGAGCCGCGTAGTAGTGAAGCGCCTCCATGAATCGCCCCAGGAAGAATGGCCCGTTGTGGCCGGCGTCCTGCTCCACGAGCACGAACGCCTTGGGCGAGAGCTTGCGGATGGTCTGCAGCACGGAGTTGAGCGCGCCGCGGCTCTCCTTCACCACGCAGTGCAGCTCCAGGACGCTGTTGATGGCGACGGCCTCGTGGGCATCGATGCAGAGGTCGTCGACGTGGAGGCTCTCCAGGGTGCGGTCGACGGCCCTGAACTCGAGGCACATCCCGAGCTCCTCCGCGTACGCCTCGATCTCGCGCCCGACGGCCCTCATGGTGTCCACGCGGGCGCCGACGCCGGTGACGCGCACGCGTGCCGGCTTGCCGCCGGTCCGCGTGGCAAGGCCGTCGAGCAGGGCGCGCCACTGGTGGCCGCGGTTCAGGCCCATTGTCATGCCGAGATCAACCACGTGGACGTTGCTCTCTCCATCGAAGGCTTCCAGGATGGACGCGTTCGCCACGAAGTGCGCGAAGCGCAGGTACGGGCACAGCTCGTACGCCACGGCGAGCGCCTCGCCGCGCGCTCCGTCAAGGCACGACGACCGCGGGACGCTGAACGCCATGCTCGCCGGGCCCAGGGCCGGCGGGTGCGCCAGGGCCAGCCGGTCCGCCAGGCCCTGCACGAAGCACGACGCGACGCGCTGGAACGCCGTGCCGTGCACGGGCGCGCCGACCTGGAGCTCGCGCAGCAGCGCCGCAGCCTGTGCGCGGTCGCGGCACGCCACCGCCTCGGCGCATGCAACAAGCAGCTGCACGAGCCGCATGCCGTCAGCCCCGCCGCTACCGCCACCGCCCCCGACATCTCCCGCAGCGACCACAGCCTCACCTGCTTGTTCCTCAAACCCACCACCGGCCACCGGCGGCGAGTGCTCCAAagcctccatggcctccaccttctGCTTGCAGGTCTCAAGAACGTCCCGGAACTGCTTCGTCTTCCTGACGCGCGACGACTCGAAGTCGGCCTGCGCAGGCGGCCATGTGGCGTGGTACGGCGAGCTGAGGTAGTCGACCTTGGTCGCCTTGGAAGCCCGGGGGCCGAGCTCCAGCTCGACGCCGTCGAGCGCTACCTCCTCAATGCCGAGGTAGTGAGGATGGTCGTAGTCTAGCTCTTGATTAGTGCAAATTGAAGCACCTTCCTGTGTTTGCCATGAAGTAGGGAAGTGGTTGCGTGCCATGCCCACCATTTTACGTGTGTGTGTGATGAACTGGGTAGTTAATTAGGTCTTGTTGCAGCGCAAATGACCTACCTAATTTTAACTTGTTACCGGATTCAATCAACCTCTATATATAGGCACATAGCTGCCTGCGCTGGGTTGATACGAGTATATATACGATGTGCGAGGTGGTGAAGTTAATTAATTCATCGATCTCGTCTAAAACAATGTCTCTGTTATAAAACTCAAAACTTTTTATTATTAGAAACCACATTTCGTATAACTCACTCTAGTGCACGAAATAGACCACCTTTTCAGATTGATAAGGTTTTTAGGATGTACTCccactgtaaagaaatataagagtgatcTAAACgcacttatatttctttacggagggagtactaacttcCTATTGCAGTGTATTATAAACTAAAAAAGGTTGTATAATACTACTCCCACCatttcataatgtaagacgttttttgacactacactagaaaCAACTGTTGAGACAAATCCATAGGTGTGTTTTCCAAATTCAAGTATTTAAAATAATATTGATGGTCAAAGTTTAAAAGTATGACGTACTACAAGCGTGTCAAAACATAACTTATTTATGAACCGGGTGGTGTGCAAAATTCTAGTACAAACGCTTCATCATAAATGGTTTATGAAAGTTGTTACTATTGAACGTATCATGATACCAAAACTCTCACCGCCGAgttagtcctggccatctcaggcccggccctgtcggcctacccaggcccggccctaaaatccagggcctaggcccgatgggcttgcccatgggccgggtttgggcctgagttttgagcccatcaGTAGGGTCTGGATGGGCTTGGGCTTGACATATTGGCATTTTAAGAAAGAGGCgcggcccacggccctaagccctaagggctttttagggctttttaccagatgggccgggcttgggcttgaaaagtaggcctaGTGATAGGTCTTGGGAGGGCCTAGGCCTCGGTTTTCTGCtgtgggcttttttaggcccggcccaagcccggcccggcccggcccatggccagatataccGCCGAGCATAGAGATGATAAGGTTTTGTTACACCACGGGAAAAACCTTGACAAGTGCATTTCATCACGCACTCAGCAAAAAAGGCATTTGCCGAGTGTCCTAGATAAAACATTTGACAGAAAAAAAAAGAACTCGGCAAACGTATTCTTTGCCGAGTTTTTTTCTAAGACACTTAGCAGACAATGAAATATCAACATGCATGTGTTCATTTGGATTTAacatagaaattttttgaattttgagttTGTCTTTCTGAATGGTGCTGCATATGTATTGAAAATCCAAATATCATTTTTCTTCAatgtatagttcaaatttgaatattaTTAGGTAAATAGCTAGAAATGTATTTCATGTCTTAAAATTAGCAAACTGTTACAAAAAAAAACTACCAAAATTTGGCAATTGTAACATGTAACATGTTCCGTGTGGGTAAAAATAGGGATGTtttatatattattatttttgctatatttaagtcATTAGTGAATTTCTAGGCATTTACAGATACTCCGTCCTTAAAATATAAGGCACGTGTTGACTGTTTTGGTCTTCCTCGCACAACTTTAAACTATACTTTTCACTTATTTATGCCTAAGATATATGAAACAGAATTTAAGTTCGCAAAAACTACTATGATAATATTGATACATGGTTAATCCATGGATTTTGGTACATATTAATGGTCAAAATCATGCTTCAAAGACTGTGGGAAGTCAAATGCGCCTTATATCTTGTGAAGGAGTGAGTATAATTAAATTAGAACATCAAGTGCATGAAAAGGTTGACAAAATTTGTTAAAATATCCTATTGGTGTTCTTGAGTCTATGTTTAGGTCGTATTCAGCCAGAAAAAGGAGGAATTCTAAGGTCAGGGTGCCAGGACTTGACCCCAAATGTAGAGCTTATTGGTTTTTTCATTCTTAAAATGGAACTAAAGTTTGAAAAACATGAAACCTGACATGTTGTCATTGTATGATCCCTAGAGGTTGTGGCAAAAAATTCAAAAGATTTTGCGAAAGTTTTATTGTGTACTGCCTAGAAACTAGAACACCTCCAATGAAGAATCTAGGTTTCAAGATGGAACGGGTCAGGTATGAAGGAGAACCGATTGCTTCTTCGTCGGTTGAACTGGAATTTTTTTACATGGTCAACATATGTAACGGGGGGAAGGGGTCATttgctatatttaagtcatttGGTGCATTTCTAAGCATTTAACGGATAAAATTGAAATTTGAACTGCAAGTGCATAAAAAAGTTGGCAAaaaacctacttttatatttttggTCTATTTTAGGCCTCATACAAGCAAAGAAGAGAAATTTCAAACAGTAGGGGTGTGGAGACTCGACACCAAACATGGAGCTTATTGGTTTTTAATACTAAAAAAATAGTAAACGAAATATGAAACACGAAAATTTTCAAACATCAAGTGCCATGTTCGGAGTGGAGTCCAcaagtttcatgttttttagaCTTCGTTTGCATTTTTTAGAATAAAAAAGCACTAAACTCCATGTTTGGTGTCGAATTCTGGCACCCTTATGTTAGGAACTCTTTTTTGGTGGATATCACCTAAACATAGACTGGAAACACAAGagaatttttcaaccaatttggtgaactttttgaggcacttgtagttcaaattttaattgtaTTCACTAAATGTCTAGAAATGTACTAACtggcttaaatatagcaaacgaACCTATAAAATGTCAGTTGTTGGCATATAACATGTAGTTGTGTATCTTGAGTATAGTAAAAAGCAAGAAGCAACAGTCACTTCGGCTTTGGATATGGTCCAGTTTCTAAGTAGTATATGTCACATTTAATGCGAAATCTTTTTAAAGTTTTGACCACAACCTCTAGAGATACTATAGTGACACCATGTCAGGTTTCATTACTTTCAGaatttatttgcattttgttgaATTAGAAACCCAATAAACTCCATGTCCAGCATGGAGTCCTGGCACCATGATGTTTGTAATTAATCTTTTTTC from Triticum aestivum cultivar Chinese Spring chromosome 3B, IWGSC CS RefSeq v2.1, whole genome shotgun sequence includes these protein-coding regions:
- the LOC123066040 gene encoding GRAS family protein RAD1-like — its product is MVGMARNHFPTSWQTQEGASICTNQELDYDHPHYLGIEEVALDGVELELGPRASKATKVDYLSSPYHATWPPAQADFESSRVRKTKQFRDVLETCKQKVEAMEALEHSPPVAGGGFEEQAGEAVVAAGDVGGGGGSGGADGMRLVQLLVACAEAVACRDRAQAAALLRELQVGAPVHGTAFQRVASCFVQGLADRLALAHPPALGPASMAFSVPRSSCLDGARGEALAVAYELCPYLRFAHFVANASILEAFDGESNVHVVDLGMTMGLNRGHQWRALLDGLATRTGGKPARVRVTGVGARVDTMRAVGREIEAYAEELGMCLEFRAVDRTLESLHVDDLCIDAHEAVAINSVLELHCVVKESRGALNSVLQTIRKLSPKAFVLVEQDAGHNGPFFLGRFMEALHYYAALFDALDAALPRYDARRARVEQFHYGAEIRNVVGCEGAARVERHERADQWRRRMSRAGFQSLPIKMAAKAREWLEENAGGSGYTVAEEKGCLVLGWKGKPVIAASCWKC